The sequence CAATAGGTTATATACCTCCAACTGATTGTAAAATATCCTCTAAACTTGGTCGCTGGCCATCTCAATATGAATCAATGAAAAATAGAATGCTTAAATGGAAAGATCAAGCTATACAAAATAATAGCATTACCTCTAATTCATATTTAAAACATATAGACTCAATTATTGAAATTGCTGACATAGCTATTGACAAATTAAATACTTCAAATTACAAACAACTCACATCACTTGATAAAAAAAATTATCCTCTCTGCCATCAAGACTATGGTGAAGGTAATGTACTATATTACAATAATCAAGTTTTTGTTATAGATTTAGACGGTATAACTTATGATTTAGCTATTAGAGATTTAAGAAAAATATTAGGAAAAAGGATGTATAAAAATAATAGACTCGATAAAGAATTCATATCTACTATGCTTAAATCATATGATAAAGTAAATAAATTATCTCATGAAGAAAAAAAATTATTAGTAATAGATATGATATTCCCACATTGGTTCTTTGGTGATACAAAAAATATTTTCAAAAAAAATAAAAACATCAACCCTTCGAAGATAAACAATGTTGCAAAATTTGAAAACAATAAATTAGCAACAATGCAAAACCTTTTAAAGGGAGGTTTATTATGAAATTAGCATTTATATGTACAGAAAAATTACCTGTTCCTCCAGTAGCAGGTGGAGCAATTCAAATATATATACAAGGAATTTTACCTATACTATCAAAAAAATATGATATAACTGTATACTGTTTAAGCCACAAATCGCTACCTGATGAAGAAATCAAAGATGGAGTCCATTATATAAGGGTAAAAGGACGTACCAAAGATGAATATATAAACAATATAAAAAAACACATACAACAATCAAGTTATGATGTAATACACGTATTTAATAGACCTAAATGGGTCTTAAGATTATTAAATTCTGCACCAAACTCCAAATTTACATTGAGTCTCCATAATTCAATGTTCTTACCAAAAAAAGTTGATTCAGTCCGTGCAAAAAAAATAATAAAAAACGTACATTTTATCTGTACTGTAAGCAAATTCATAGCAGATGAAGTTGCTCAGTTATACCCAGAGGCTGCAAGCAAATTATTCCCTATATATTCAGGTGTAATTTTAAATCAATATAAAACTATTTGGGATGATAAAAATGACAAAAGAATAACTTTAAGAAAAAAATTAAATATAAATGACAAGAAAGTTGTACTATTTATCGGCAGATTATGTAAAAAGAAAGGTACTCATATAGTAATGAATGCAATAAAAAAAGTCATGGATACTAGAAATGATATAGCAGCAGTTTTTGTTGGCAGTAAATGGTACGGAAAAAATCAAACTGATGATTTTATAACAAAATTGCAACTAATGTCCAATGAGCTTAAAGGTCCGGTTATTTTTACAGGTTTTTTGCCTCCAAAAGTAATACCTGATTATTACAGCATAGGAGATATCTTTGTCTGTGCTTCTCAGTGGGATGAACCATTAGCAAGAATACATTATGAGGCTATGGCAGCAGGACTTCCAATAATAACTACAAACAGAGGAGGAAACAAAGAAGTTATTAATAATAAAAATGGTTTTTATATAAATGAATATGATAATCCAGATTTATTTGCTGATAAAATAACATATTTATTAAATAATAGTGAAGTACGAGAAAATATGGGAAGAGAGGGACGTAAACTAGTAGAACAAGTATATAATCTAAATAGAACAGCTAACCAACTATTAGAACTATTCGAACCATTAGATGATTTTTTCACTTTTATATAATATAAATTAAATCTATCTTATTGTATATTTATAAAATATATCCATATACTTGTATTTGTATATAATATATTTTTTGGTATTATTTATTATATATTTGACATCTTTTTATTGTAATGATTCTGGAAAAATATATAATAAAATATGAAAACAAAATAGTAAAGGAGTGGATATATTGTTAAATATTTTAAATTTAATGGACCAAGTGAAAAAAAGAAATCCTGGTGAAGATGAGTTTCATCAAGCTGTTATGGAAGTTTTAGAAAGC is a genomic window of Abyssisolibacter fermentans containing:
- a CDS encoding CotS family spore coat protein; amino-acid sequence: MKDNKKNDLHELAKRVLFEYGIYTDNITLIQDQGLKTLWKIGYNNNYYCLKRLKHSIEKCKFTVNAQIHIYNQNGKVPKIFLNKHNNPISIINDHAFVLYSWISNKTLNFGNKEQLKLALKGLSHFHKCSIGYIPPTDCKISSKLGRWPSQYESMKNRMLKWKDQAIQNNSITSNSYLKHIDSIIEIADIAIDKLNTSNYKQLTSLDKKNYPLCHQDYGEGNVLYYNNQVFVIDLDGITYDLAIRDLRKILGKRMYKNNRLDKEFISTMLKSYDKVNKLSHEEKKLLVIDMIFPHWFFGDTKNIFKKNKNINPSKINNVAKFENNKLATMQNLLKGGLL
- a CDS encoding glycosyltransferase family 4 protein gives rise to the protein MKLAFICTEKLPVPPVAGGAIQIYIQGILPILSKKYDITVYCLSHKSLPDEEIKDGVHYIRVKGRTKDEYINNIKKHIQQSSYDVIHVFNRPKWVLRLLNSAPNSKFTLSLHNSMFLPKKVDSVRAKKIIKNVHFICTVSKFIADEVAQLYPEAASKLFPIYSGVILNQYKTIWDDKNDKRITLRKKLNINDKKVVLFIGRLCKKKGTHIVMNAIKKVMDTRNDIAAVFVGSKWYGKNQTDDFITKLQLMSNELKGPVIFTGFLPPKVIPDYYSIGDIFVCASQWDEPLARIHYEAMAAGLPIITTNRGGNKEVINNKNGFYINEYDNPDLFADKITYLLNNSEVRENMGREGRKLVEQVYNLNRTANQLLELFEPLDDFFTFI